Proteins encoded by one window of Heterodontus francisci isolate sHetFra1 chromosome 12, sHetFra1.hap1, whole genome shotgun sequence:
- the LOC137375609 gene encoding CXXC-type zinc finger protein 5-like — protein MMSNASKLTEQQITQTTDPSEKDNPKDDELTAELEKKSRSGIINEPISKVLKKPRSSTRFSTFGSTSSMNGQLQNGSILVYGKESTVVQNSTTSKHKRVSHMLDKSDRSLESSSEVQNEVHIPSSDLQKQVEPEHIFLSSEREAGISDMEVVSAAEAISSPVDLPFMSGIPLNPGVFIMTPAGIFMADSALQMAGLVEYPLQNDLASAIHSGKKKRKRCGMCEPCRRRLNCEECSSCRNRKTGHQICKLRKCEELKKKPTAALEKVILPSGAAFRWFQ, from the coding sequence ATGATGTCAAATGCCAGCAAACTTACTGAGCAACAAATCACTCAGACCACAGATCCATCGGAAAAGGATAATCCTAAGGATGATGAACTTACTGCTGAATTAGAAAAAAAGAGCAGAAGTGGTATAATAAATGAGCCAATAAGCAAAGTTCTAAAGAAACCTCGTTCGTCAACACGCTTTTCTACATTTGGCAGTACCAGCTCAATGAATGGGCAATTGCAGAATGGAAGTATCTTAGTATATGGAAAAGAATCAACAGTTGTTCAAAACAGTACTACCTCAAAGCATAAAAGAGTCTCTCACATGCTAGACAAATCTGACAGGTCACTGGAAAGCTCATCAGAAGTACAGAATGAAGTACACATTCCTTCTTCAGATCTTCAAAAGCAGGTGGAACCTGAGCATATTTTCCTCTCCAGTGAGCGAGAAGCTGGCATTTCTGACATGGAAGTGGTATCTGCTGCTGAAGCAATAAGCAGTCCTGTTGATTTACCCTTCATGAGTGGCATTCCATTGAATCCAGGTGTTTTTATTATGACTCCTGCTGGGATATTCATGGCAGATAGTGCACTTCAAATGGCCGGTCTGGTAGAATATCCATTGCAGAATGACCTTGCTTCAGCCATTCATTCTGGAAAAAAGAAGAGAAAGAGATGTGGCATGTGTGAGCCCTGCAGAAGAAGATTAAATTGTGAGGAATGCAGTAGCTGTAGAAATCGCAAAACTGGCCACCAAATTTGCAAACTGCGAAAATgtgaggaacttaaaaaaaaaccAACAGCAGCATTGGAG